The Tenrec ecaudatus isolate mTenEca1 chromosome 7, mTenEca1.hap1, whole genome shotgun sequence genome window below encodes:
- the TSPYL1 gene encoding testis-specific Y-encoded-like protein 1, protein MAETGKRGPQAVAPSPPRLAADGDAPRDPASGGRTSQPLVLGAAEAPPPPAGLAAVSHSGPETVAEGGEPRGPGRERAPQGCDEGSSASEVTVGAKAEEGNSGQCAVSPGAVGARPEVTEGEVEVDQKPVGEEMDVVEGDPGSGEVKAEARPRLPNRFLRMDPLEAIQQELDTVNAQADRAFLQLEQKFGRMRRHYLERRNFIIQNIPGFWATAFRHHPQLSAMIKGQDAEMVRYITSLEVKELRKPRTGCKFKFFFRRNPYFRNKLIVKEYEVRSSGDVVSLSTPIIWRRGHEPQSFIHREQGIICSLFTWFSDHSLPESDKIAEIIKEDLWPNPLQYYLMGAGAPRPRRRPIREPVELPRPFGCQSG, encoded by the coding sequence ATGGCGGAGACTGGTAAGCGCGGCCCTCAGGCCGTGGCGCCTTCACCTCCCCGGCTTGCAGCGGACGGGGACGCTCCCCGGGACCCCGCGAGCGGAGGCCGCACTTCCCAGCCCCTGGTCCTTGGGGCGGCAGAGGCCCCGCCTCCCCCCGCAGGCCTGGCCGCGGTCTCCCATAGCGGCCCCGAGACGGTCGCCGAGGGCGGCGAGCCCCGCGGCCCTGGGCGGGAGAGGGCCCCGCAGGGCTGCGACGAAGGCAGCTCCGCGTCCGAGGTGACAGTTGGGGCGAAGGCGGAGGAAGGGAACAGTGGACAGTGCGCCGTCTCCCCAGGAGCCGTGGGTGCCAGGCCCGAGGTAACGGAGGGGGAAGTGGAGGTGGACCAGAAGCCAGTAGGTGAAGAAATGGACGTGGTGGAGGGAGATCCAGGCTCCGGGGAGGTGAAGGCGGAGGCAAGGCCCCGCCTTCCGAATAGGTTTCTTCGCATGGACCCTTTGGAGGCCATTCAGCAGGAGCTGGACACTGTGAACGCCCAGGCTGACCGGGCCTTCCTCCAGCTGGAGCAGAAATTTGGTCGGATGCGGCGCCACTACCTGGAGCGGAGGAACTTCATCATTCAGAATATCCCTGGGTTCTGGGCTACCGCATTTCGGCACCATCCCCAACTGTCCGCCATGATTAAAGGTCAAGATGCAGAGATGGTGAGATACATAACCAGTTTGGAGGTGAAGGAGCTTAGAAAGCCCAGGACGGGCTGCAAGTTCAAGTTCTTCTTCCGCAGAAACCCCTACTTCAGAAACAAGCTGATTGTCAAGGAGTATGAGGTCAGGTCCTCCGGCGACGTGGTCTCGCTGTCTACTCCCATCATATGGCGCAGAGGTCATGAGCCCCAGTCCTTCATTCACAGGGAGCAAGGCATCATCTGCAGCCTCTTCACCTGGTTTTCAGACCACAGCCTTCCAGAGTCTGACAAGATTGCAGAGATTATCAAAGAGGACTTGTGGCCAAACCCACTGCAGTACTACTTGATGGGTGCTGGAGCCCCAAGACCCAGGCGCCGCCCAATAAGGGAACCGGTAGAGCTCCCCAGGCCCTTTGGATGCCAGTCTGGTTAA